One Vespa crabro chromosome 9, iyVesCrab1.2, whole genome shotgun sequence genomic region harbors:
- the LOC124427110 gene encoding uncharacterized protein LOC124427110 isoform X4, which produces MVCDSAHSSEYMEELEENVSLKRALEDLLKCMLRVWCREGQALTRLGATTPESDKRVIVKREADGEFGFRIHGSKPVVVSAIEPDTPAESSGLEVGDIIMSVNGRSVMDATHSEVVRLAHSGTDVLELEVARTCNVLAPRVTRSGAKDTQEEPICTGYLWRKSATCSNTDKWVRRWFALRRDNCLYYYKTDSDSQPVGAIMLLKYEVETTPELRLHSFAIKKQAAPTLRLAADTEEAASRWTTVIREAIERNNQVDTWLNASLRMRELPACTIQKPDCFGYLNKQQEHAKKTSSPTGWSKRYCVLKDAALYFYDDANAEKAFGVACLHGFRVYGSAPNSGGRKHAFELQPPDPTQRSYTFATESEMDKKRWLAALEYSIDRWIKIG; this is translated from the exons atGGTGTGCGACTCGGCGCACAGTTCAGAGTATATGGAGGAATTGGAGGAGAATGTATCGCTGAAGAGAGCTTTGGAGGACCTTCTCAAGTGTATGCTTAGGGTGTGGTGCAGAGAGGGACAGGCTCTCACGAGACTCGGTGCAACGACACCTG AAAGCGACAAAAGGGTGATTGTGAAGCGTGAGGCTGACGGTGAATTTGGCTTTCGGATTCATGGATCAAAACCGGTGGTAGTCTCCGCGATCGAACCAGACACACCTGCTGAGAGTTCCGGTTTGGAGGTTGGCGACATTATAATGTCGGTGAACGGTAGAAGCGTTATGGACGCGACCCATTCGGAAGTCGTCAGGTTGGCTCATTCAGGTACAGATGTCCTCGAGCTGGAAGTCGCGAGGACGTGCAACGTTCTAGCACCGCGAGTGACCAGGTCCGGGGCTAAGGATACACAGGAAGAACCAATTTGTACAGGTTACTTATGGAGAAAATCGGCGACTTGTTCTAACACGGACAAATGGGTTCGCAGATGGTTCGCTCTACGTCGTGACAattgtctctattattataagaCTGACTCG GATTCACAACCGGTAGGAGCGATAATGCTCTTAAAATACGAAGTGGAAACGACTCCCGAATTGAGACTACACAGTTTTGCTATAAAGAAACAAGCAGCCCCAACGTTACGGCTCGCTGCCGATACGGAAGAAGCGGCGAGCAGGTGGACTACGGTTATTAGAGAAGCCATCGAACGAAACAATCAG GTCGACACTTGGTTGAACGCTTCGTTGAGGATGCGCGAATTACCAGCTTGCACGATACAAAAACCAGATTGCTTTGGATATCTAAATAAACAACAGGAACATGCAAAGAAGACTTCCTCGCCTACCGGCTGGTCCAAACGATATTGTGTACTGAAGGATGCCGCTTTGTATTTCTACGATGACGCCAATGCCGAGAAAGCCTTTGGTGTTGCTTGTCTCCACGGTTTCAGAGTTTACGGTAGCGCACCCAATTCCGGCGGCAGGAAGCACGCCTTTGAGCTGCAACCACCGGATCCCACGCAAAGGAGTTACACCTTCGCCACGGAGTCCGAGATGGATAAGAAACG CTGGTTAGCGGCGTTAGAatattcaatcgatcgatGGATAAAAATAGGTTGA